In Campylobacter vicugnae, a genomic segment contains:
- the thiS gene encoding sulfur carrier protein ThiS, whose protein sequence is MIQIWLNSNSITIKSNSTLADLIKSQGYEDSKVAAEVDMQIIPRANWSDFTIKDGMKIEIVEFVGGG, encoded by the coding sequence ATGATACAAATTTGGCTTAACTCAAATTCCATTACTATCAAGAGCAACTCCACTCTTGCTGATCTTATAAAATCACAAGGCTATGAAGATAGCAAAGTAGCTGCTGAAGTGGATATGCAGATTATCCCAAGAGCTAATTGGAGCGATTTTACAATAAAAGATGGTATGAAAATCGAGATTGTAGAGTTCGTAGGTGGCGGGTAA
- a CDS encoding YraN family protein has protein sequence MGLAEYLFGHEAEKSAAKFLSKNGYKILNLNYKTKFGEIDIIAKRDSTLHFIEVKASSKDYQTIYRVTQSKLEKIIKAIDFYMLNSNLNLPYQIDIICINGQNIELIENITY, from the coding sequence TTGGGTTTAGCTGAATATCTTTTTGGTCATGAAGCTGAGAAAAGTGCTGCTAAATTTTTATCAAAAAATGGCTATAAAATACTCAATTTAAACTATAAAACCAAATTTGGAGAGATTGATATCATTGCTAAGCGTGATTCAACTCTTCATTTTATCGAAGTCAAGGCCTCGTCCAAAGATTATCAAACCATCTATAGAGTAACACAATCTAAATTGGAAAAAATTATAAAAGCTATAGATTTTTATATGTTAAACTCTAATTTAAATTTGCCATATCAAATTGATATAATCTGTATAAATGGTCAAAATATAGAGCTAATAGAAAATATTACATACTGA
- the trxB gene encoding thioredoxin-disulfide reductase produces the protein MLDVAIIGGGPAGLSAGLYATRGGLKNVVMFERGMPGGQITSSSEMENYPGVATVMDGMSFMAPWLEQCTRFGLKHEMAGVEKVAKNSDGSFTITLEGGKTEQAKAVIVCTGSTPKRAGFKGEDEFFGKGVSTCATCDGFFYKNKEVAVLGGGDTAIEEAEYLSRICSKVYLIHRRDTFRAAPSSVEKVKKNEKIELILNAGIEEVYGDSTAGVKGVKIKLADGSIRDLVVPGIFTFVGLNVRNEVLKDGDNFICDILPTGQVKVDLKMQTSTPGLFAAGDLRQDAPKQVVSAAADGAVAALSAMSYIESLH, from the coding sequence ATGTTAGATGTAGCTATAATCGGTGGAGGTCCAGCAGGTCTTAGTGCAGGACTTTATGCTACTCGTGGTGGATTGAAAAATGTAGTAATGTTTGAAAGAGGTATGCCAGGCGGTCAAATTACAAGTAGCTCTGAGATGGAGAACTATCCTGGCGTTGCTACTGTTATGGATGGTATGAGCTTTATGGCTCCATGGCTTGAGCAATGCACTAGATTTGGATTAAAACATGAGATGGCTGGCGTAGAAAAAGTAGCTAAAAATAGCGATGGAAGCTTTACTATCACTTTAGAAGGTGGCAAAACTGAACAAGCTAAAGCTGTAATCGTATGTACTGGTTCAACTCCAAAAAGAGCAGGATTTAAAGGAGAGGATGAATTCTTTGGTAAAGGCGTTAGTACTTGTGCTACTTGCGATGGATTTTTCTATAAAAATAAAGAGGTAGCAGTCTTAGGTGGTGGCGATACAGCGATTGAAGAAGCAGAATACTTATCTAGAATTTGTTCAAAAGTATATCTAATCCATCGCCGTGATACATTTAGAGCAGCTCCAAGTTCAGTTGAAAAAGTTAAGAAAAATGAAAAAATCGAACTAATCTTAAATGCTGGAATAGAAGAAGTTTATGGAGATAGCACTGCAGGGGTAAAAGGCGTTAAAATCAAGCTAGCCGATGGAAGTATAAGAGATTTAGTAGTGCCAGGTATATTTACTTTTGTTGGGTTAAATGTAAGAAATGAAGTATTAAAAGATGGCGATAACTTTATTTGCGATATCTTACCAACTGGCCAGGTAAAAGTAGATCTAAAAATGCAAACATCAACTCCAGGTTTATTTGCTGCAGGTGATTTAAGACAAGATGCTCCTAAGCAAGTAGTTAGCGCAGCTGCTGATGGTGCTGTAGCTGCACTTAGCGCTATGAGCTATATTGAGAGCTTACATTAA
- the rpmE gene encoding 50S ribosomal protein L31 codes for MKKDIHPEYVECTVSCACGNTFISKSNKPEIKVDICNACHPFFTGSEKIVDSAGRVDKFKKKYGMK; via the coding sequence ATGAAAAAAGATATACATCCAGAGTATGTTGAATGCACAGTTAGCTGCGCTTGCGGTAATACATTTATTAGCAAGTCAAACAAGCCAGAAATCAAAGTAGATATCTGCAATGCTTGCCACCCATTTTTTACAGGTAGCGAAAAAATCGTAGATAGTGCTGGTCGTGTAGATAAATTTAAGAAAAAATACGGAATGAAATAA
- the dapB gene encoding 4-hydroxy-tetrahydrodipicolinate reductase → MIRIGLHGASGKMGSEIIANLKGLSNAKLSVAYTIEPMSVDDGVIVTDKYDVLFDNSDVVIDFSIASASINLINYARTNPKPLVIGTTGLGNEGAELIKLASAMMPILQATNMSLGVAVLNRLTEIASRVLSDFDIEILEMHHRNKIDAPSGTALTLGEHAAKGRNLSLANVRVSGRDGMVGARNKDEIAVMALRGGDIVGRHTVGFYNDGEYIELNHTATSRATFAKGAIKAGIWLANKEPKLYTIYDALGI, encoded by the coding sequence ATGATTCGTATAGGTTTACACGGTGCAAGCGGTAAGATGGGAAGTGAGATAATCGCAAATTTAAAAGGGCTTAGCAATGCAAAGTTATCAGTAGCATATACTATAGAGCCTATGAGCGTAGATGATGGTGTGATAGTAACTGATAAGTATGATGTTTTATTTGATAATAGCGATGTTGTAATCGATTTTAGTATCGCAAGCGCGTCGATAAATCTTATAAATTATGCTAGAACCAATCCAAAACCACTGGTTATAGGTACTACTGGATTAGGCAATGAGGGAGCTGAGCTAATCAAACTTGCAAGTGCTATGATGCCAATACTTCAAGCTACAAATATGAGTTTAGGCGTAGCAGTGCTAAATCGCTTAACTGAGATTGCTAGCAGAGTGCTAAGTGATTTTGACATTGAGATTTTAGAGATGCATCATCGCAATAAGATAGACGCTCCAAGTGGTACAGCATTGACACTTGGCGAACATGCTGCAAAAGGTAGAAATTTAAGTTTAGCAAATGTTAGAGTAAGCGGACGAGATGGAATGGTAGGAGCTAGAAACAAAGATGAGATTGCTGTAATGGCTTTGCGTGGTGGTGATATCGTTGGACGCCATACAGTGGGATTTTATAACGATGGTGAATATATAGAGTTAAATCACACCGCTACAAGTAGAGCTACATTTGCTAAAGGTGCGATAAAGGCTGGAATTTGGCTAGCTAATAAAGAGCCAAAATTATATACAATCTATGATGCTTTAGGAATATAA
- the trxA gene encoding thioredoxin, whose product MGKYIDLTAENFNIAKEGVALVDFWAPWCGPCRMLAPVIDELAEEFDGKAKICKVNTDEVQDLAVEYGVRSIPTLLFFKDGEIKETLIGAQSKAAIADKINSLL is encoded by the coding sequence ATGGGTAAATATATCGATTTAACAGCTGAAAATTTCAATATCGCTAAAGAGGGCGTTGCTCTAGTAGATTTTTGGGCTCCATGGTGTGGACCATGCAGAATGCTAGCTCCAGTAATTGATGAATTAGCTGAAGAATTTGATGGCAAAGCAAAAATCTGCAAAGTAAATACAGATGAGGTTCAAGATCTAGCTGTAGAGTATGGCGTACGCTCTATTCCAACTTTACTATTCTTTAAAGATGGAGAGATTAAAGAGACATTAATTGGCGCTCAATCTAAAGCTGCAATTGCAGATAAAATCAATTCACTTTTATAA
- a CDS encoding ABC-F family ATP-binding cassette domain-containing protein has product MVEIKGLTHRFGSQLLFEDVNLKLNSHNRYGLIGANGAGKSTFLKILSSQVEHTSGDIIIESGKKIGVLGQDQFAFENFTLKDAVLWGNKRLYDTIKEKEKLYLSEEFTDEINERLSELEIITAEEDPTYEYETRIEKILSSLGLHEYDKLMSEIESSDKVKILLAQVLFPKPDILFLDEPTNNLDIDAIAWLERELINHEGTLVVISHDRHFLNRVCTHILDVDFKQIREFSGNYDDWYIAANLVAKQAEMERDKKLKEREELEKFIARFSANASKAKQATSRAKQLEKLQINEIKISSRRDPSILFRTNREIGNELIELTAINKKFDDNVILDNFNFKMNKGDKIAIIGTNGVGKSTLCKILMSELEADSGKVHIGATIELGYFAQDSSNKITGTLKLYEWLQDSKNKDLDEIRKCLGRMLFSGTEQEKEVGSLSGGEKHRLMLSKLMLQRANLLILDEPNNHLDLEAIIALGEALYNFSGSCICVSHDRELIDAFANRILHLKGDGQIVDFKGSYEEYRAAYGLDEK; this is encoded by the coding sequence ATGGTTGAAATCAAAGGTTTAACACACCGTTTTGGCTCTCAGCTACTCTTTGAAGATGTTAATTTAAAGCTAAATTCACACAATCGATACGGCTTAATAGGTGCCAATGGTGCTGGAAAATCTACATTTTTAAAGATTTTAAGCTCTCAAGTAGAACACACTAGCGGTGATATCATCATAGAATCAGGCAAAAAAATTGGCGTCTTAGGACAAGATCAATTTGCATTTGAAAATTTTACCTTAAAAGATGCTGTTTTATGGGGAAACAAAAGACTATATGATACAATCAAAGAGAAAGAAAAGCTCTATTTAAGCGAGGAATTTACTGATGAGATTAATGAACGCCTTAGCGAACTTGAGATCATCACTGCCGAAGAAGATCCTACCTATGAGTATGAAACCAGAATAGAAAAGATCTTAAGCTCTCTTGGTTTGCATGAATATGATAAACTAATGAGCGAAATTGAAAGTAGCGATAAGGTTAAGATTTTATTAGCTCAAGTACTATTTCCTAAACCTGATATATTATTTCTTGATGAGCCGACAAATAACCTTGATATCGATGCAATTGCATGGCTAGAAAGAGAGCTAATCAATCACGAAGGAACTCTAGTTGTCATCAGCCACGATAGACACTTTTTAAACCGAGTTTGCACTCATATATTAGATGTTGATTTTAAGCAAATTAGAGAATTTAGCGGTAATTATGACGACTGGTATATAGCTGCAAATTTAGTCGCTAAACAAGCTGAAATGGAGCGTGATAAGAAGCTAAAAGAGCGTGAAGAGTTAGAAAAATTTATAGCTAGATTTAGTGCCAATGCTAGTAAAGCAAAGCAAGCTACAAGTAGAGCCAAACAGCTTGAAAAACTTCAAATAAATGAGATTAAAATATCTAGCCGTCGTGATCCTAGTATTTTATTTAGAACTAATCGTGAAATTGGCAATGAGTTAATAGAATTAACTGCAATAAATAAAAAATTCGATGATAATGTGATTTTAGATAATTTTAATTTTAAAATGAATAAAGGTGATAAAATTGCAATCATCGGAACCAATGGCGTAGGTAAATCTACTTTATGCAAGATTTTAATGAGTGAGCTAGAAGCAGATAGCGGTAAGGTGCATATTGGAGCAACAATTGAGTTAGGATATTTTGCGCAAGATAGCTCAAATAAAATTACTGGCACATTAAAACTATATGAGTGGCTACAAGATAGCAAAAATAAAGACCTAGATGAGATCCGTAAATGCCTTGGTAGAATGCTATTTAGCGGAACTGAGCAAGAAAAAGAAGTAGGAAGTTTAAGCGGTGGAGAAAAGCATAGATTAATGCTATCAAAACTAATGCTTCAAAGAGCAAATTTACTCATACTAGATGAGCCAAATAACCACTTAGATCTAGAGGCTATCATTGCTTTAGGTGAAGCGTTATATAACTTTAGTGGTAGCTGTATCTGTGTTAGCCACGATAGAGAATTAATAGATGCCTTTGCTAATAGAATTTTACACCTTAAAGGCGATGGCCAAATAGTTGATTTTAAAGGTAGCTATGAAGAGTATAGAGCTGCTTATGGGTTAGATGAGAAATGA
- a CDS encoding homoserine dehydrogenase, which produces MKVAILGVGTVGAEVANVLIKNSDLIASRAGVSITPVVGVVRDLSKHKDSIIPLTDDIDSVINRDDIDVFVELMGGIDKPYEIVSKILERKKAVVTANKALLAYYRNELESLAGDTAFGYEASVAGGIPIIKALREGLSANHIQKIMGIMNGTSNYILTNMMNSGVQFDEALKKAQELGYAEADPTFDISGFDTAHKLLILASIAYCVHAKPEDIMIEGISEISSEDIYFANEFEYAIKLLAIAKRGEGTLELRVHPAFISKDKMLANVNGVMNAVSVVGDAVGESLFYGAGAGGSATASAVISDLIDIAREIRNPMLGYKAPLESAPLKLLKPSQIRTKYYLRLKVADEVGVLAKITNLMSQNNLSIDSFLQKAKSKDEGCATLFFTTHTCLEADMLKVINSLENESFIKAKPFMIRIES; this is translated from the coding sequence ATGAAGGTAGCGATATTAGGCGTTGGAACAGTAGGGGCTGAAGTTGCCAATGTGCTTATTAAAAATAGCGATTTAATAGCCTCAAGAGCTGGAGTTAGTATAACTCCAGTAGTGGGTGTAGTAAGGGATTTATCAAAGCATAAAGACTCGATAATTCCACTAACTGATGATATAGATAGCGTAATAAATAGAGATGATATAGATGTATTTGTTGAGCTTATGGGGGGAATTGATAAGCCTTATGAAATAGTAAGCAAAATTCTAGAACGAAAAAAAGCAGTAGTAACGGCTAATAAAGCTCTTTTAGCCTATTATAGAAATGAACTTGAATCACTTGCTGGTGATACGGCATTTGGATATGAAGCTAGTGTAGCTGGTGGGATACCAATCATAAAAGCCTTAAGAGAAGGATTAAGCGCAAACCATATTCAAAAAATAATGGGTATAATGAACGGAACAAGCAATTATATTCTAACAAATATGATGAATAGTGGAGTGCAGTTTGACGAGGCGCTTAAAAAGGCTCAAGAATTAGGTTATGCTGAGGCTGATCCGACTTTTGATATTAGTGGATTTGATACTGCACATAAGCTGCTTATATTAGCTAGTATTGCTTATTGCGTGCATGCTAAACCTGAAGATATAATGATAGAAGGTATTAGCGAGATTAGTAGTGAGGATATATATTTTGCTAATGAATTTGAGTACGCTATTAAACTATTAGCCATTGCTAAGCGAGGAGAAGGTACTTTAGAGCTTAGAGTTCATCCAGCATTTATTAGCAAAGATAAGATGCTAGCAAATGTAAATGGGGTAATGAATGCTGTAAGTGTCGTAGGTGATGCAGTTGGAGAGAGCTTATTTTATGGTGCTGGTGCTGGTGGGTCTGCTACGGCAAGTGCGGTTATAAGTGATTTAATAGATATCGCTAGAGAGATTAGAAATCCTATGCTAGGATATAAGGCTCCACTAGAGTCCGCACCATTAAAACTTCTAAAGCCTAGCCAGATTAGAACCAAATATTATTTAAGATTAAAGGTAGCTGATGAGGTTGGGGTTTTGGCTAAGATTACAAATTTAATGAGTCAAAATAATCTCTCAATTGATAGCTTCTTACAAAAAGCAAAAAGCAAAGATGAAGGGTGTGCTACCTTATTTTTTACTACGCATACTTGCTTAGAAGCTGATATGCTAAAAGTTATTAATAGCTTAGAAAATGAGAGCTTTATCAAGGCTAAGCCATTTATGATTAGGATTGAGAGTTAA
- the rlmB gene encoding 23S rRNA (guanosine(2251)-2'-O)-methyltransferase RlmB has product MIIYGKQLFLHLLKHHKDKLEEIYLAKEVQKDIFNQIAKVGLKIQKVDNQKAQALARGGNHQGFLAKVKDYEFATLNEIKKSDYLVILYGLSDVGNIGAITRTAYALGAGGIVIVGKNENLAMQGVVRASSGAAYELPIALCTDGLSFINELKQVGFKIYAANAGGKSAKEFKFESKIALIMGSEGEGIPNKVLQKCDDILGVNMRKDWDSLNVSVAFGILFDRIVNG; this is encoded by the coding sequence ATGATTATCTATGGAAAACAGCTATTTTTACATTTGTTAAAACATCATAAAGACAAGCTCGAAGAGATATATCTAGCAAAAGAGGTTCAAAAAGATATATTTAACCAAATAGCAAAAGTCGGCCTAAAAATACAAAAAGTCGATAATCAAAAAGCCCAAGCACTTGCGCGTGGTGGCAATCACCAAGGCTTTTTAGCAAAGGTAAAAGATTATGAGTTTGCTACTTTAAATGAGATTAAAAAGTCTGATTATTTAGTGATTTTATATGGTCTTAGTGATGTGGGAAATATTGGAGCAATAACAAGAACAGCTTATGCTTTAGGTGCTGGAGGTATAGTTATTGTAGGTAAAAATGAGAATCTAGCAATGCAAGGAGTAGTGCGTGCTAGTAGTGGTGCAGCATATGAGTTGCCAATTGCTTTATGCACTGATGGGTTAAGCTTTATAAATGAGCTTAAGCAAGTTGGATTTAAAATTTATGCAGCAAATGCCGGAGGCAAGAGTGCTAAAGAATTTAAATTTGAGTCTAAAATTGCTTTAATTATGGGTAGTGAAGGTGAGGGGATACCAAATAAGGTATTGCAAAAATGTGATGATATCCTGGGTGTTAATATGCGTAAGGATTGGGATAGCTTAAATGTCAGTGTGGCATTTGGAATATTATTTGATAGGATTGTAAATGGCTAA
- a CDS encoding LL-diaminopimelate aminotransferase: MFDEIRFNTIERLPNYAFAEVNAIKMAARRDGADIIDFSMGNPDGRTPQHIIDKLCESAMKDKTHGYSVSQGIYKLRVAICNWYKRKYGVMLDPETEAVATMGSKEGFVHLVQAIINPGDVAIVPDPAYPIHTQAFIIAGGNVTKMPLVYNASYELDENKFFENLEHAIEESIPKPKYVVVNFPHNPTTVTCQKSFYERLVDMAKRERFYIISDIAYAELTFDGYKTPSIFEVDGAKDVAVECYTLSKSYNMAGWRVGFICGNKKLVSALKKIKSWFDYGMFTPIQVAATIALDSDQDCVEQIRQTYERRRDTLIEAFSAAGWDIAKPRASMFAWAKLPPQVGNIGSKEFAKQLLTKACVAVSPGAGFGQAGDEYVRIAFIENENRIRQAARNIKKYLKEVQ; the protein is encoded by the coding sequence ATGTTTGATGAGATTAGATTTAATACTATTGAAAGATTGCCAAACTATGCATTTGCAGAGGTAAATGCTATTAAGATGGCGGCTCGTAGAGATGGTGCTGATATTATAGATTTTTCTATGGGAAATCCAGATGGTAGAACTCCTCAACACATAATTGACAAGCTTTGCGAAAGTGCTATGAAGGATAAAACGCACGGTTATAGTGTTAGTCAAGGTATTTATAAACTTCGTGTTGCGATATGCAATTGGTATAAAAGAAAATATGGCGTAATGCTAGATCCAGAGACCGAAGCAGTCGCAACTATGGGTAGCAAAGAGGGGTTTGTGCATTTAGTTCAGGCTATTATCAATCCTGGCGATGTAGCTATTGTGCCAGACCCAGCCTATCCGATTCACACTCAGGCTTTTATTATAGCAGGTGGAAATGTAACGAAAATGCCTCTTGTTTATAATGCAAGCTATGAATTAGATGAGAATAAATTTTTTGAAAATTTAGAACATGCTATAGAAGAGAGTATTCCAAAACCAAAATATGTTGTAGTAAATTTTCCTCATAACCCAACTACTGTTACATGTCAAAAGAGCTTTTATGAGCGTTTAGTAGATATGGCTAAGCGTGAGAGATTTTACATTATTAGTGATATAGCATATGCAGAGCTAACATTTGATGGGTATAAAACTCCAAGCATATTTGAAGTAGATGGTGCAAAAGATGTAGCTGTGGAGTGCTATACGCTATCAAAATCATATAATATGGCTGGCTGGCGTGTTGGCTTTATATGTGGAAATAAAAAGCTAGTTTCAGCACTTAAAAAGATAAAATCGTGGTTTGATTATGGAATGTTTACTCCAATTCAAGTAGCAGCAACTATTGCACTTGATAGTGATCAAGACTGTGTTGAACAGATTAGACAAACATATGAAAGACGCAGAGATACGCTTATAGAGGCATTTAGTGCAGCTGGTTGGGATATTGCAAAACCTAGAGCTAGTATGTTTGCTTGGGCAAAATTACCGCCACAAGTAGGAAATATAGGAAGTAAAGAGTTTGCTAAACAGCTCTTGACTAAAGCTTGTGTTGCTGTAAGTCCTGGAGCTGGATTTGGTCAAGCTGGCGATGAGTATGTCAGAATCGCATTTATAGAAAATGAAAATAGAATTCGCCAAGCTGCAAGAAATATTAAAAAATATTTAAAAGAAGTTCAATGA
- the purF gene encoding amidophosphoribosyltransferase: MCAIVGVINSKDAAKTAYYGLFSMQHRGQEASGISASYNHQIKTIKNRGLVTEVFDNNSFEILQGQMAIGHNRYSTAGSDSVLDAQPVSAKYSLGEISIVHNGNLINKHEVRERLIEDGAIFQSNMDTENILHLIAKSKKENLQDRIIEALKQIVGAYCLLILSRSKMFVVRDPYGIRPLSIGRLKDGGYIVASETCAFDLVGATYVRDVAPGEMIVFEEGKSAFKSIELFEAKDPRLCAFEYIYFARPDSMIDGKNVYQIRKKLGEILADKSSCKADFVVPVPDSGVPAALGYAARSNIPFEMAIVRNHYVGRTFIEPTQEMRNLKVKLKLNPMSSVLNGKSVVVIDDSIVRGTTSKKIVELLRNAGAKEIHMKIAAPEIKHPCRYGIDTPSYEELISAKMDVNEVCKFIGADSLEFLSIDELVCGLGNERKYSLVSFDGDYFIS, from the coding sequence ATGTGTGCAATAGTTGGAGTAATCAATTCAAAAGACGCAGCAAAAACAGCCTATTATGGGTTGTTTTCTATGCAACACAGAGGTCAAGAGGCAAGCGGTATAAGTGCAAGCTATAATCATCAGATTAAAACTATTAAAAATAGAGGTTTAGTAACTGAAGTTTTTGACAATAATAGTTTTGAAATATTGCAAGGTCAGATGGCTATAGGCCATAATAGATATTCAACTGCTGGTAGCGATAGTGTGCTAGATGCTCAGCCAGTAAGTGCAAAATACTCTTTAGGCGAGATTAGTATCGTTCATAATGGAAATTTGATTAATAAACACGAAGTTAGAGAAAGATTGATAGAAGATGGTGCGATATTTCAGTCAAATATGGATACAGAAAATATCTTGCACTTAATAGCAAAAAGCAAAAAAGAGAATTTGCAAGATCGTATTATTGAAGCTTTAAAGCAGATTGTAGGTGCGTATTGTCTGCTTATTTTAAGTCGCTCTAAGATGTTTGTAGTACGCGATCCATATGGGATTAGACCTCTTAGTATTGGAAGATTAAAAGATGGTGGTTATATTGTAGCTAGTGAGACTTGTGCTTTTGATTTAGTAGGTGCGACATATGTAAGAGATGTAGCACCTGGAGAGATGATAGTATTTGAAGAGGGCAAAAGCGCCTTTAAAAGCATAGAATTATTTGAAGCTAAAGACCCTAGATTGTGTGCATTTGAATATATATATTTTGCTCGTCCTGATAGCATGATAGATGGTAAAAATGTATATCAAATTAGAAAAAAATTAGGAGAAATTCTAGCTGATAAATCTAGTTGCAAAGCTGATTTTGTAGTGCCTGTGCCAGATTCTGGTGTTCCTGCGGCATTAGGATATGCAGCTAGAAGTAATATACCATTTGAGATGGCAATTGTAAGAAATCACTATGTAGGTAGGACATTTATAGAGCCAACTCAAGAGATGAGAAATCTAAAAGTTAAATTAAAACTAAATCCTATGAGCAGTGTTTTAAATGGCAAAAGCGTTGTAGTTATTGATGATAGTATCGTGCGTGGTACAACTAGCAAGAAAATAGTAGAACTATTACGCAATGCTGGAGCTAAAGAGATACATATGAAAATTGCTGCTCCAGAGATTAAACATCCTTGTAGATATGGTATTGATACGCCAAGTTATGAAGAATTAATAAGTGCTAAGATGGATGTTAATGAGGTTTGCAAATTTATTGGTGCTGATAGTTTGGAGTTTTTAAGTATTGATGAATTGGTATGTGGCCTTGGCAATGAGAGGAAATACTCTTTAGTTAGCTTTGATGGAGACTATTTTATAAGCTAA
- the rsmI gene encoding 16S rRNA (cytidine(1402)-2'-O)-methyltransferase, with protein sequence MLYFLPTPIGNLDDISKRCLDILNLCDIIICEDSRVTKSLINLLNTKYNLNINPSEFYSLHTHNENEFFAKFEARKLVENIVVYVSDAGMPCISDPGVSLVEFAQQNGINYEVLSGANAALLAVAASGIVQKEFTFLGFLPNTGRDRELAVQNALNSAYPVVIYESPKRVLQLVEAIAKLEPKREIFAIKEATKKFEAKFKDNAKNLVNILKNVNLKGEWCIVIADSSVVAHESITISDIDELNIPPKQKAKLLSKLTGKSVKDIYAQLTSKDSI encoded by the coding sequence TTGCTCTACTTTCTTCCTACGCCAATTGGCAATTTAGATGATATCTCAAAGAGATGCCTGGACATCTTGAACCTTTGTGATATCATAATCTGTGAAGATAGTAGAGTAACTAAATCCCTTATAAACCTTCTAAACACAAAATATAATCTAAATATAAATCCATCTGAGTTTTACTCTCTTCATACTCATAACGAAAATGAGTTTTTTGCTAAATTTGAAGCTAGAAAGCTAGTAGAAAATATTGTAGTATATGTAAGCGATGCAGGAATGCCTTGCATTAGCGACCCAGGTGTTTCTTTGGTTGAATTTGCTCAGCAAAATGGTATAAATTACGAGGTATTAAGTGGAGCAAATGCAGCACTTTTAGCCGTAGCAGCAAGTGGAATTGTGCAAAAAGAGTTTACATTTTTAGGGTTTTTACCAAATACTGGCAGAGATAGAGAGTTAGCGGTGCAAAATGCATTAAATTCGGCCTATCCAGTAGTGATATATGAATCACCAAAGAGAGTCTTGCAGCTAGTTGAAGCTATTGCAAAGCTAGAGCCTAAACGGGAGATTTTTGCTATTAAAGAGGCTACAAAAAAATTTGAAGCTAAATTTAAAGATAACGCAAAAAATCTAGTAAATATACTAAAAAATGTAAATTTAAAAGGTGAATGGTGTATAGTCATAGCAGACTCAAGTGTAGTTGCACACGAATCAATCACTATATCTGATATAGATGAATTAAATATCCCACCAAAACAAAAAGCCAAATTGCTATCTAAACTCACTGGCAAAAGTGTAAAAGATATATATGCTCAACTAACAAGCAAAGATTCAATTTGA